ACATGTCTGAGGGGTCTTTGCTGGTGGGCCTGGCCGGGGCGTAACAGCGACAAGCGCCCGGTGTGGCAGCACTCAAAGCTCCGTGGATGGTCGCATCGGGCGCGGCCCTAAGCCAAAATCACGCGCAAAAAAGCTCCAGAGAGGTCCGACGAAACTCACCATGTGCTTGGTTGGGGTGGAAAGGCTATGGCACGACGGCTCGTCGGTGAGGCCGGAGCAGGGCCACCGGGGCTGGGGAAGAAAGGTGGTGCGAGGCTCAGTCCGATAGGGACTTGCGCGGGAAAAAAGAGGGGAAGCCTCGCATGAACTCCCTTCATGCTCCTTAGGGGTTGGCCGGGGTTGATATGTGCTCGGCGTCGCGGATTTGGGCGGTGGCTCACGGCGCAAAGGAGCTGAGGTCAACGCTTGGTGAGAAAGAGACTAAGCAGAGAGAGAGCAACACGTAAAGGGATATGGAGGCTCAGTTCTTGGCGTTGGAGATCACGACATCGTAGGAACTATCGCCGTGGTCCAcgactgtgaggaaccgtcaagataatattctaattagtcATTAAGTTGATTATTCGTATAATCACAACTCTCATGACTAACCGgaatatcatctcggtagtctcggcatgtgtttttcttccaggatcggaacacacgcatttacaacaagcacatcatcatcacaagatataataaagagcgaataattaaaaaataagttaTAAATCTTTAAGTAAATTAAACTTtacaataaaatatatgatCAAAGCACCGATAGAGGATCTACGTAGCGGAAAGTACATAAGTACAAAAGGTGGGTAGCGCCGTTTGCCCTAAGGCGTCACCCCAAAATATTTACACACGAGTAGTaggcactactcttgcccgtcaccAACATCGGCAGacataaagtagccaaaaattaATTCTTTATCactgaaaagcaaacaaagcacatgagtacgaagatactcgcaagacttaatctatagtGGGAacttataaataacccgactccaaagaaaatgcaatttggataattagcaagaACTCGGCCTCAAGGTTAAGTAAGTTCTTAAGCAAATGTaattttgactcaagtgtaagcatctacatctAATCACGAGCAACCTTCTATCCTAAGATAATCAACATAACTATAACTGTAATACGAACTAAaccatccatcatcaacatcactatCCATCTTCCATCATACCATCATGATCACAaacgaaaactctacgactacTGCAAATAGACAAAAGCGTGcttataaccgagagcgcgataattcaaattattttataACCCTGTAGGGGAGTACCTCTTTAACCACATGACTTGATGACCATTTGGCTCGcgtgaccacacagatccacgTAAGGGGTACTTATGTCAACCTTTCTTAAATAAGATCCAACCATTTGACATGCGCCTCGGCAtggggggtcatctagaactactcctggagcaaattAGATACCCCTTCCAAGCCTATTATACCGACAACACCCGAGACTAGCACACCAAAAGATCATAGCTAtataaggtattcggctcatccatCTTATATACAAATACGTGGTAAGTACGGACAAGTGTTagagccaactacaacaacaaaCTGTATTTAATCGATTCAAGCGGACCTATAGCCtctgagactcccttctcgagccatccctattgcccgccCGAACCTCGTCTCATCCTCAAAATCTTATACTTCCCATCATCCTCCATCATTATTATCTTTGTAAAAtatagtaagccctaagctcacgaacaatggcggaaccaccactcgacttctactgacGACCTAAGCCATACTAAACATtgttcattttaagttagatcatTACTTGACATGAATAACCCAGGTTATAAAGGATCAAGCGATAAATAATGCCAAGGGAGAGTAATGCAACAAATATGATCTAATCCAAAACCCGACATAAGActcattgacatgcaaacatacataggGCATAACTGATCAATTGACGCAAtgtatgatccaaagtaataggatgaaaatgtttagatgcttgtcttgttgATTAGCTTCACAAGCAACAGAAACAACGTCCGGATCACCCTCGATCATACCCACATCACCATTCGgtccttcattcactaaagaagatgCAATAAAATGTATTGCATGATGCATATCAGTAGTGGATACATCCTAACACCAAGCTAAAAGTACAAAACATACAAAAAAACAACGAAAGTTTGCGATCTAAACATCGTCGGAAAGTAACAGGAGTCCAGAGTCTCCGAACAAATCTCTAGACTCTCCGCATAATTCTCTAGACTCTTCGGATTTTTTTAAGAGTATCCGTGTAATTCTTCACACTCTTTAGAATTTTTCAGAGTCTTCGAATAATTCTTCGAACTCTCCGGATTTTTTCAGAGTCTCCGGAGTTCTGCAAAACAATTGTTCGCAATGATTCGTCGATCGAATCAACCTATATGTTGAAATCTAAACCACATAAACATGCAATGACACTAATACATTGGTTCTTAACCTAATACACTCGCTCTGCACCCTAAATTTACTAGCTATCTCGTCTAAACCTTCGTTCCATCTCTAATGCCTTAAGAACATGATATTGCTTTGTTAATGTTCCATTGTTGTCCACAATTTCAACCAAAACTGAGCTAAAACTTGCGATGCTATCAAGGAAGCCCTAGGGTACTTACCCAAAGTCCCTTTCCCAAGTTTGTGACCTTTGGTGAATAAAAAATCGAAGGAAAAGCTCGACGGAGAGGATGACTcagctgctgaaatttcagagaaCGGGTGGtgatgaatttgaattggaaaatCTCCAAACCTTCATACATGTGAGCAAGAATtagatggatggagagctagagaggtgaGGAATGTCATAGAGTGACATGCAAACCTCGTTTCTTACAAGTGTGGACCAACTAAAAACTGCGACTGAACTTTTATAACAATTGGTGCAGCGATTAACTTCTAAGCGAGACTTAAACTAATGAAAATTCTAACGTTGGCTATTTTCAAAACATCtaacaaaaaatcaaaacaccAATTGAAATAGCAAGCAATCCAAAATACTTaacaataaacatgatgattatgatgctTAATAACATATTTAtgtttaatgacatgattaaggaATTTAGATGTGACAACGATGGAGGGTCGCGACTTCCACGCGTCCCCAAAGATGTTGATCTCGAAGTAGTCCCAGCTGAGGTAGCGCCGCTGGTCGGTGTCGTCCAATGCTCAAAACGTGAACTCGTGGATCTCAACGGTGCCGACTGCGGTCGACTCTCCCCTTACTACAGCATTGTCAAGAGTCGTGATAGAGATGTTCACCATGCGCATGTCCTGGCACGGCGAGCCCCCAGGCGCAAGACACCGTGCCAGGAGGTCGTCGATGAAGTGGGGATGGCCCAGCATGGAGAGCCAAGAAAGTGAGTCGTCCCTACTGGTGGGGTTGCCATCACCAATGCTAACATAATGCAGGTATCAGCACTGCAGCGGGCGATGCACATCGACACCGGTGAGGGAGACGTCGACGAGGAGGacgatgacactgaggaaggaCGCGAGCACGAGCTTAGCGACGGAGGGGCCATGCTTCTTGGCGTGGTGGTGATCGCCACTACAGGAAGAGAGCTTCTTGTTGGGGTCAACTCCGAGGTGTGGCTTCTTGGCTTCCCCGACGGCGAGGGAGTGGATGGACCCGTGGGAGGTGCGCCAACATAGCCAAGTAGGGGCTACTTGGGGTTTGGTGTGGTGTGACCTTGCATGTGTCTGCGTGTCCAAGCACGGTGAGTTGGTCGTGCAGGTAGTTGGGTTGAATAGGACTAGGATGTTGGTGGATTTCATTGTATAGTTGGGAATTGAAGCACGATGATAAAAGATAACGATAAAAATAATGACAGCTGTTAAGCAGTAGCAATGAAGGGATACAAATTAGAAACAAtaataaataagaaaatttaaaattatcaATGATAAATAAAGTCTCACCTTATTTTCCGATGGTAAATAggaatttttttcttatttaatcTCCGCCTCCGCCGTCGTCGACCCCAACTCAAAAACGAAACGATGCCCTCCCGCCACCACCGCCTGGCGTCGCTGACGAAGCAGCTGACCTCCCACGTGaacgccggccgccaccgcgaTGCTATCACGCTCTTCTCCCGCATGCTCTCCGCCCCCGACCTCCCGCCGCTCACCGACCCCTCCTTCGCCCACGCCTTCCCGCTCGGCATCAAGTCCGCCAACGCCCTCCGCGTCCCCCGCACCGCCGCTTCCTTCCACGCGCTCGCCGCCAAGTGCGCCCTCCTCTCCAGCcccttcctctcctccgccCTCATCGCCTCTTACGGCAGCTCCCACTCCCCCGCCCCCGCGCTCGCCCGCCGCCTGTTCGACGAATTGCCCGCCCGCAACCGCAACGCCGTCGTCTGGAGCGCCATGATCTCCGTCCACGTCTGGGCGGGcgacctcgccgccgcggctacGGCGCTCGACCTCATGGATGTCGCCCCGACCGCTTCCTGCTTCAACACTGTGATCGCTGCGGTCGTCGAGTCTGGGGACCACCCGGCCCGAGCCATCGAGGTGTACCGACATATGCGAAGAGTGGGCGTCGCGCCGAGCTTCATCACCCTGCTGGCCCTCGTCCCCGCGTGCACCGCAATGGGCACGCTGAGCTCGATCAGGGAGGTGCATGGCTTCGCGGTGCGGCATGGCATGTCTAGGAGATCCCACATTGGCAGCTCCCTCATCGAGGCGTACGGGCGCTGTGGTTTTCTAGCTGGCGCGCAGAGGGTTTTTGATCAGGTTCAGGACCGTGATGTGGTTGTTTGGAGCTCACTGGTATCGGCTTATGCTTTCCATGGCCATGCGGAGGTTGCAATGTCGCTTTTCAGACATATGGAGGAGCAGGATGATGTCCGGCCTGATGGAATCATGTTCCTTAGTTTGTTGGCGGCCTGCGC
The nucleotide sequence above comes from Phragmites australis chromosome 4, lpPhrAust1.1, whole genome shotgun sequence. Encoded proteins:
- the LOC133914985 gene encoding putative pentatricopeptide repeat-containing protein At1g03510 isoform X2, with protein sequence MPSRHHRLASLTKQLTSHVNAGRHRDAITLFSRMLSAPDLPPLTDPSFAHAFPLGIKSANALRVPRTAASFHALAAKCALLSSPFLSSALIASYGSSHSPAPALARRLFDELPARNRNAVVWSAMISVHVWAGDLAAAATALDLMDVAPTASCFNTVIAAVVESGDHPARAIEVYRHMRRVGVAPSFITLLALVPACTAMGTLSSIREVHGFAVRHGMSRRSHIGSSLIEAYGRCGFLAGAQRVFDQVQDRDVVVWSSLVSAYAFHGHAEVAMSLFRHMEEQDDVRPDGIMFLSLLAACAHAGHADDALQYFDVLTKRYGVEACGDHYSCLVDVLGRAGRLHQAYEVIRTMPVKVTAKAWGALLAACRKYGEVRLAEVAGRALFDIEPENAGNFVSLANIYSGMGMHEEAEQVRRDMEQRGVQRLPGSSWMIHRKSSFAISQSAKGLTDCSSAVNFYEKSDKVSSVITGSQQSLFRSAIAMERNMKFVCGDGVKRGVYVSAAMTQF
- the LOC133914985 gene encoding putative pentatricopeptide repeat-containing protein At1g03510 isoform X3, producing the protein MPSRHHRLASLTKQLTSHVNAGRHRDAITLFSRMLSAPDLPPLTDPSFAHAFPLGIKSANALRVPRTAASFHALAAKCALLSSPFLSSALIASYGSSHSPAPALARRLFDELPARNRNAVVWSAMISVHVWAGDLAAAATALDLMDVAPTASCFNTVIAAVVESGDHPARAIEVYRHMRRVGVAPSFITLLALVPACTAMGTLSSIREVHGFAVRHGMSRRSHIGSSLIEAYGRCGFLAGAQRVFDQVQDRDVVVWSSLVSAYAFHGHAEVAMSLFRHMEEQDDVRPDGIMFLSLLAACAHAGHADDALQYFDVLTKRYGVEACGDHYSCLVDVLGRAGRLHQAYEVIRTMPVKVTAKAWGALLAACRKYGEVRLAEVAGRALFDIEPENAGNFVSLANIYSGMGMHEEAEQVRRDMEQRGVQRLPGSSWMIHRKSSFAISQSAKGLTDCSSAVNFYEKSDKVSSVITGSQQSLFRSAIAMERWAKGLAWIAIDSGAMPHDRWLIG
- the LOC133914985 gene encoding putative pentatricopeptide repeat-containing protein At1g03510 isoform X4; protein product: MPSRHHRLASLTKQLTSHVNAGRHRDAITLFSRMLSAPDLPPLTDPSFAHAFPLGIKSANALRVPRTAASFHALAAKCALLSSPFLSSALIASYGSSHSPAPALARRLFDELPARNRNAVVWSAMISVHVWAGDLAAAATALDLMDVAPTASCFNTVIAAVVESGDHPARAIEVYRHMRRVGVAPSFITLLALVPACTAMGTLSSIREVHGFAVRHGMSRRSHIGSSLIEAYGRCGFLAGAQRVFDQVQDRDVVVWSSLVSAYAFHGHAEVAMSLFRHMEEQDDVRPDGIMFLSLLAACAHAGHADDALQYFDVLTKRYGVEACGDHYSCLVDVLGRAGRLHQAYEVIRTMPVKVTAKAWGALLAACRKYGEVRLAEVAGRALFDIEPENAGNFVSLANIYSGMGMHEEAEQVRRDMEQRGVQRLPGSSWMIHRKSSELL
- the LOC133914985 gene encoding putative pentatricopeptide repeat-containing protein At1g03510 isoform X1, which translates into the protein MPSRHHRLASLTKQLTSHVNAGRHRDAITLFSRMLSAPDLPPLTDPSFAHAFPLGIKSANALRVPRTAASFHALAAKCALLSSPFLSSALIASYGSSHSPAPALARRLFDELPARNRNAVVWSAMISVHVWAGDLAAAATALDLMDVAPTASCFNTVIAAVVESGDHPARAIEVYRHMRRVGVAPSFITLLALVPACTAMGTLSSIREVHGFAVRHGMSRRSHIGSSLIEAYGRCGFLAGAQRVFDQVQDRDVVVWSSLVSAYAFHGHAEVAMSLFRHMEEQDDVRPDGIMFLSLLAACAHAGHADDALQYFDVLTKRYGVEACGDHYSCLVDVLGRAGRLHQAYEVIRTMPVKVTAKAWGALLAACRKYGEVRLAEVAGRALFDIEPENAGNFVSLANIYSGMGMHEEAEQVRRDMEQRGVQRLPGSSWMIHRKSSFAISQSAKGLTDCSSAVNFYEKSDKVSSVITGSQQSLFRSAIAMERQWDQHQALPPGQQMHVDHSTGQYHGWFCLPDRASQSISHRLLYVQVQLRKARRSDTCSIHDGADGAFLKADAGVSPGDCSPAPCYLLPQ